GATGCATAATTTCAAGTTCCAGATTCGCGTTTTAATAACACTCATAACACATTAATAGAGGTTCTAGGATAATAGAGTTTTCTTAATTTGAGTTGTTTCAATCAAACAACAATAACGACAACAATTTTcagcaacaattaacacaagcCAAAGTAATAATTTACACACCCAATTCCCAAAtatacaaggtttcataagccccattataggaagagaaccccacccttaccttatcaatggaagcaacttaatgggtctctaattgcatcttcaattgacaccatggatgaaaaatcttcaagctctttcttcttctccatagtcttgcctctttctcctctattttTGTTCTCTCCAAAAATGACAACTACTCATTCtcctctctaaaaccctaatttaaaatccaATTTGGGCTTAGAGGTTAACAactcttatttatttaatatcctccaaaatcaatttaggcccaataagagatataactcaataaccaaaatatcacttataataataattccttcaatataataattccgacttataaataatattattcttaatattattttccgagttcaatttaataattccaaatttgcccttaaataacaccgacaattcaaatttgaccaatatatcatatttccgatctaatcttaattactcagaaaattccgaaAACTTCAaacattattccaataatatttctaatactgaaaatatcaaaactcttgattaaatatcaatcctctatcccgaactaataccgactaaatcgtctcaaaatacaaaaacttcactaaacactctgaacgtctagattaaacgaataatcgaatttccgggtgtTACACCAACTGCCATGATCCCACGATCTTGTCCGTTTTCCAACACCGCGCCCGCGGTGAGGGTGCCGCGCCCGCGGCCTTCAATAGACTCTTCCCGCTCAGAAGGAGTTAAGGGGCACTCCTGTCTTTACGCACCTCCAGAATCCTCTATATATAGTTTTCGTTTTTCATCTTTTAGTTTCATCCAAGCTTAGTACAATCTTAAGCCATATACTATCAGTTTCTGTAAAGTAATAATCTCTTCACATCGGGGAGTTATTACGGTGTAGATTGAGTTGTAATCGAGTcttggagcactttggttgaagttcATCATACCAGCCTTCACTTTGTATCAGATTCAAATCTCCGATCAGAGTAAGGTTCTTTTAATCGCTTTATTTATCTtattgctcttaccatagtctacatgttTTATAGACTTTAAATGCTATTACCATAGTCTACACATTTTATAGACTCACACTCTTTTACTTACTCGCTCTTATCATAGTCTACATGTGTTATAGACTCGCACTtattatgtctggctaaattataaAGGTTTGAATGTAATGATTGTCATCATGATTGTGTTCCAATTATCATGCTAGTGAAAATACTTTGGGGATGTTTTGCTTTTAACTTAAGTCAACAATGTTTAAATGTTtattgggtaagatcgaaagccgtccaTACTAATTATATGACTTGATTATTATTTAACCAAACAAAAGTAGCGAAAGCGATTTGGTTGGTTAAATAGGAATCATTAACtctttttagaaaacgattttgaaactattttcggacgcgtttgtaggtttgaaatctgactcttggccaaaagccaaaagtctctttaagttaatctttccaagtcaaaattacttttctgttaagtcaaaactaacaatttcttaaaaataggtttacTTCTTTAACGCGAAAGGCACCCTTTATATGTGACAATAAAGGAATTTAATTTAAAGAgtaaactcggttcttagtaGTCAAAAGCTACAAGTTCCCGTTAAATTGATTCTTTGCTACGAATAGAAAATACTGCCCCATGAGTGATTTCATTTATGCATGACTGGATCATAGTCTGATTTCATGATTTACATTCCATCCCGTCGCTTAAACTGTTATTCACTTCGCTTACTTACTTTGTTGCACTGCACTCACAACAATATTCTTGttcaccttagataagcaccttagcaatagagttgatagattgacgattagtctctgtggttcgataatcttatatattacttcgataggctgtgcacttgcagttctaTATTTAGGCTATACGTAAACAacccatcaagtttttggcgccgttgctgggGACCAACTTCGTCAAATTTCGTACCCTATTGTTATCCCGTTTAGACTAAGGCTACTCTAGCCGGTAGATGCGTAGAAATCGTAGCACCGGTAACCTATTAAACCCTTTAGTGGAACCCGAAGGTTACGCCCGAGCACGTCTGTTTATCCTTAAGTTAAGGAAAGCTATGGCCGAAGACTGTAACCAAAGACCGCTTAAAGAGTTTGCTCAACCATCTAATGAGGATCCTAGTTCTAGTATAGTAAACCCCGCTATAACAACCAACAATTTCGAACTAAAGCCCTCATTACTACAACTAGTACAACAAAACCAATTCGCTGGTCTCGCTACAGAGAACCTGAATCAACATCTAAAAGTGTTTATCTAGTTAGCTGATACCCTTAAGGCAAATGGAGCCACACCCAAAGCCATCCGCTTAAGATTGTTTCCTTTTTCCCTTAGAGATAAAGCCCATGACTGGTTAGACGCCCTTCTAGCCAACTCAATAACGACTTGAGAAGACCTTAGGAGAGCATTTATTGCCAGATATTTTCCACCAAGTAAGACCGCTATCCTTAGGAACCTGATCACTAGCTTCACTCAAAACCAAGGCGAATCACTTTTTGATGCCGTGGAAAGATATAAAGAACTTTTGAGAGCCTGTCCGCACCATGGCCTGGAGCAATGGCTAATCATACACACCTTCTATAATGGACTCCATTACAACACGAAGATGTCCATTGACGCTTCCGCTGGCGGAGTGTTGATGAACAAACCTTACCTTGACGCTTGTGCCCTGATAGAGGACATGGCCCAAAACCACGCCCAGTGGGGAATAGAACGAGCGACGGTAGAGAAAAAGGAAAACCATGGAGGAAAGCATGAGATAAGTTGCATGGACATGATGAATGCTAAGATGGACGCCCTGGCCTTGAAAGTCGAGAACATGTCTCAAAACCCTACCACAGTTGTAGCAATCCAATCGGAGTGCGAACTCTATGGAACTTAAGGACATCAAACCATTGACTGTAACCTTTTGAACGAGTCTAGCTCAGACCAAGTTAACTATACCCAAGGGAACCCTTTCTCGAATACCTACAATCCTGGATGGAGAAACCACCCAAATTTCTCTTACAAAAAAAATAACACCATCCAAAATCCAGGATCTTCGAGACCCCAAGGATTCAAAACGCAAAAACAAAACCAACCTATGCAAGTTGTGGCACCAAAACCAAACCTTAAGGAAACCACAGACACCTTTAttcagaatcaaactcagcaaaaTAAGGAGTTTATGAATCAACACATTCACACAAATGAATTAGTTACTCAACTAGCAACCAAGTTTGACCAGATGATGACCCACACCAAAATGCTTGAGACCCGGATTTCACAAATAGCTCAAACCACCTCTGCACAAGTTGTACCTGAAAGACAATTCCCTAGACAAACTCAACCCAAACCCAAAGGCCAAGCAAATTCTATCACCTTGAGAAGTGAAACCGCTTATGAAGGGCCTAGAAATCCTAACCAAAGCACATCAGAAAAACCTAAGGAAGATGTTGCACCGAAGGACCAGGTAGAGGAACCAGAGAAACCCGAAAAGCAATCAAAACCAGAGGTAGAGAATCACACACAACAACCTTACAAATCACCTATTCCGTTCCCACAAAGGTTGAAAAACACCAAGACAGAAAACCAATTCCAAAATTTCATTAAGGTAATAGAGAAACTCCACGTAGAAATCCCTTTTACCGAATCAATAACCCAAATACCATCATATGCCAAGTTCTTGAAAGATATTTTGTCCAAAAAACGATGACTCGACGATCCCAAACCTTTAGAATGTCATTCCATATCCGAGAATAAACTTGCCAAGAAAGACAAAGATCCTGGAAGTTTTTCCATCCCTTGTGTCCTAGGAAATCACATGATAGACAAAGCATTTTTAGACCTAGGAGCAAGCGTAAGTCTGATCCCTTTGGCTGTCTGTAAGAGGTTAAAATTAGGAGAACTTCAACCTACTAAGATGTCATTACAACTAGCTGATAGATCTGTCAAATACCCTATGGGTATTTTAGAAGACATACCTGTCAAAATTGGTCAGTTATACATTCCGACTGATTTCGTAGTAATGGATATCAAAGAAGACGATAACATCCCAATCCTCCTAGGAAGACCATTCCTATCGACCGCCGGAGCTATAATAGATGTTAAGAAAGGGAAGCTGACTTTTGAGGTAGGAGATGAAAAGATCGAGTTCATTCTATCGAAGTTTCTAATGGCACCAGTGATAGGAGATGCGTGTTATGCCATCGATGTCATTGATGAATTTGTAAATGAACTCGAACATAACGAATCCTTAATCAAATTACCTTTTACCCTCATTTTAGAGGATGACGGATTTAAGAGTATTGAACCTTACATTGACAACAACCTTTTTGAATGCTTAGCTCTTACCCCTGACCCTATGCCGTGCACCAAGAAACCTACCATAGAACTTAAGGAACTACCCAAGAATCTAAGATATGAGTTTTTGGATGAGGAGATGAATCAACCTGCCATAATAAGCGCCACTCTAAACCAAATCGAAACAAACCAACTCTTAGATACCTTGCAGAAATATCCCTCAGCTTTAGGATACAAAGTCTCTGATTTAAAAGGAAAAAGCCCGTCTGTATGCATGCATCGGATTATGCTAGAAGAGAATTCGAAACCCTCAAGAGAACAATAGAGAAGAATTAACCCTATCATGAGCGATGTAGTTAAGAAATAAGTTATTAGAAGCTGACATCATATACCAGATTTCGGATACTGAGTGGGTAAGCCTCGTCCATTTTGTACCAAAGAATGGAGGTATCACCATCGTGGAAAATGAGAAAGGTGTGCGTGTAGCAAAACGAACAGAAGGAGGATGGCGCATGTTTATAGATTACAGAAAGTTGAACAAGGCAACTTCAAAAGAGTATTTCCCTCTTCCATTTATAGATCAGATGCTTGAGCGTCTAGCTAGACACTCGTATTTCTGCTATCTTGATGGATATTATGGTTTTTTCCAAATCCGTATTCACCCATAGGACCAAGAAAAAACCACATCTACTTGCCCTTATGGAACATTCGCTTACAGATGAATGCCCTTTGGGCTCTGTAATGCACCTGCCACTTTCCAATGTTGTATGATGTCGATTTTCGTAGACTACCTCGATGGAATTATGGAGGTATTTATGGACGATTTTTTGGTATGtggatttgattttaaaaactgcCTTTCAAATTTAGAGAAAATCTTGGAAAGATGTGTGGAAGTGAACCTTGTGTTGAACTGGGAGAAGTGTCATTTCATGGTGAACGAAGGGATAGTCTTGGGACACATCATCTCCGAGATAGGTATAGAAGTTGACAAAGCCAAGATAAAAGTTATAGAAAACCTGAACCCACCTAAAACCGTTAGGGAAGTGAGGAGTTTTCTAGGACATGCTAGGTTCTACCGACGCTTCATCAAGAATTTTTCCGGAATAACAAAACCTTTAACAAACCTATTGATGAAAGATGTCGAGTTTGAATTTGACCAAAAATGTCTTGAGGCCTTTGAAGTTTTAAAGCAAGCACTGATTTCAGCGCCTATCATACAACCTCCCGATTGGATGCAACCCTTTGAAATCATGTGTGACGCTAGTGATTTCGCTGTAGGAGCAGTACTAGGGcagagaaaagataagaaactacatgttatttactatgctagtagaaccctagacgctGCCCAGCTTAATTATACAACCACGGAAAAGGAATTGCTAGCTGTAGTGTTTGCTATCGATAAGTTTCGATCTTATTTGGTAGGAGCCAAGATAATAGTATACACTGATCACGCAGCAATCTGATACTTGTTAAGTAAGAAGAATGTTAAGCCTAGATTGCTCAGATGGGTTCTTTTACTCCAAGAATTTGACCTCCAtatcaaagataaaaagggaacatAGAACTTAGTTGCTGACCACCTCTCTAGGTTAgaacatcttaaacctgaactaatACCTATAGACGATCACTCTACTTATGAAAGACTAGTAGCTAGGATGAACACAATTGGGAAGGATGTCCTGCATACCTCTGGAGAGGAAACCTATGAGGAAATCTCAACCTTGAACAGCGCGCCATGGTACACAGATATTGTAAATTACCTAGCCGCTGATATCATACCCCCTGActtaagttaccaacagaagaagaagttTTTCGGTGATGTTAAACATTTCTTTTGGGACGAACCCCTCCTATTTAAAAGAGGCATAGACAACATATTCAGACGATGTGTGCCAGAAGAAAAAGTAGGCAACGTCATTGAACACTGCCATGCTGCACCTTATGGTGGACATGCAAGCACGTCTAAGACATGCGCAAAAATCTTTCGGGCAGGTTTTTATTGGCCTACCATTTGGCACGATGTCCACACTTACATTGCAAAATGTGACCGATGCCAACACACTGGGAACATTTCAAGACGTGACGAAATGCCCTTGAGTAACACTCAAGAGGTAGAACTATTCGATGTCTGGGCTATTGATTTCATGGGGCCTTTTCCTTCCTCAATGGGTAACAAGTACATCCTAGTAGCCGTCGACTATGTctcaaaatggatagaagttgTTGCATCCCCCACAAATGATACCAAGGAAGTTATCAAACTGTTCAAGAATATCATTTTCCCTAGGTTTTGAACCCCGAGGTTAGTCATAAGTGATGGAGGATCACACTTTATATCTAAGATATTTGACAAGCTTCTAAGTAAGTACGGAGTAAAACATAGAGTAGCAACACCATATCACCCGCAAACCAGTGGCCAAGTGGAAGTATCGAATAGGGAAATTAAGCAGATCTTAGAGAAAACTGTATTGTTGTCTAGAAAAGACTGGTCGGCGAAACTTAGAGATGCTCTGTGGGCTTATCGAACAGCCTATAAAACCCCTATTGGAACGACCCCTTATCAATTGGTCTACGGAAAGTCCTGTCATTTACCTTTCGAActggaacataaagcctattgggcaaTTAAGGCCTTGAATATAGATTACCTAAGGGCCGGAGAGAAACGTATCCTGGACATTCACATGTTGGAAGAACTTCGCTTGAAtgcatatgagaatgccatcatATATAAGGAGAGAACCAAGATATGGCATGATAAAAAGATCATAAAGAAAGATTTCAACATTGGTGACCCTGTTCTCCTGTTCAACTCAAGATTACGATTCTTTCCTGGTAAGCTTCGCTCGAGATGGACAGGTCCATTTGACGTATCAAAAGTTCTAAGGTCAGGAGCAGTGGAAATTAAAAATGATTCATGTGCTTCGTTTGTGGTAAATGGACAAAGATTGAAGCTATACAAAGGGGGCGATCTTCCCGTTGGTTACTCTAGTCATATTCTGATAGACCCACCAATACCTACATGAAGTAAGATCTCATCGTCAAGCTAATGACGTTAAACAAGCGCTGCATTGGAGGAAACCCATGGTTTATTTTTacctttattttgttttagtacATATGTATTTTATCTGAACTAATTTCTCGTGTTTTTATTTTCAGGATGAATTACCTCGATGGTATGGTTGTGATTTTGAGGGATGAAGCATAGAAAGCCCGATTTGCTGCTTTATCTGCTAGACCTATGGTACCCACTAGGTACCCCGATTAGAGCTGCATGGGAGCACTCGGGATTGAGCCAAGTATCAGTTATTTGTGCAACCAACTTGACGGGAATGATTACGCTGATGATGTCCACAAAACCTACAGGAACCTTACTCTGGAGTTCCTTAGTTCCCAAGATTATATCCCATGGGTGGGTGAAGGAGATGAGCGAGGGAAGATTAACTTCAGATTATTTGGCACTGAGTACACCCGGTCATCAAAGAGTTTGGGGATTTACTTGGTTTCCAAACTGGACCGACCGCCATCACTGAGATGCCATTGAATTACTTTTTGAGCAGAGATATTGACAAATTCTGGCAGGACATTATTGATGGAGCCAGCCTTAACCCTTCTACCCTGCTGTCAAGAAAGATCCACAATCCAGCTTTCTGGTACTTTGAGATGATCCGTTGTCACACATTCTTTGGGA
This is a stretch of genomic DNA from Vicia villosa cultivar HV-30 ecotype Madison, WI unplaced genomic scaffold, Vvil1.0 ctg.000853F_1_1_1, whole genome shotgun sequence. It encodes these proteins:
- the LOC131631643 gene encoding uncharacterized protein LOC131631643, producing MQVVAPKPNLKETTDTFIQNQTQQNKEFMNQHIHTNELVTQLATKFDQMMTHTKMLETRISQIAQTTSAQVVPERQFPRQTQPKPKGQANSITLRSETAYEGPRNPNQSTSEKPKEDVAPKDQVEEPEKPEKQSKPEVENHTQQPYKSPIPFPQRLKNTKTENQFQNFIKVIEKLHVEIPFTESITQIPSYAKFLKDILSKKR